The Campylobacter concisus DNA window TTTTGTCGCAGTCGCATGGGCATTTACGTAACCTATACTTTTTGGCTCTAGCTTTGCGTCACGAAGCGCTAAGCTCATCGCCGCTTTCATCGTAGCGCTTTGTGGTCTTGTGATGTGTGTGCCGTCACACGTCGAGCCAAAACCAACAACCTCAGCGTAAATTTTAGCTCCTCTTTTTAAGGCACTCTCTTCACTTTCAAGCACTAAAAACCCAGCTCCCTCGCCAAGCACCAAGCCATCTCTATCTTTTTCAAACGGCGTTGGGCTCAAATCTGGCGTGCTGTTTTTTACACTAGTCGCGTAAAGCTTATCAAAGACGTATGCCTCGCTCACGCAAAGCTCTTCAGCCCCACCAGCTAACATCATATCTATGCTGCCATTTTTTATGCTCTCATATGCGTATCCAATGGCATGCGAACCGCTCGTGCAGGCCGATGACGTCGGGATTATACGTCCTTTTAGCGAGTAAAATAGCGCAATATTTGCCGCTGTGGTGTGAGGCATCATCTTTATATAGGTATTTGCGTTAAAACCGCTATCCATGTCCAAAACTAGCTTTGCCATATCAAGGATAGAGTCGGTACTGCCAGTACTTGAGCCGCTTGCCACACCCATTCTGCCATCTTGCACACTTGGGTCTAAATTTGACTCATTTAACTCATCACCTTTTAATAATCCAGCATCTTTTAAAGCAAGTCCAGCCGCATGTACGCTATAACACGACACCTTGCCAAGGCTTCTTAGCTGTTTCCTATCCCACTCTTGCGGATATTTGTAGTCTATGATAGGTGCTGCTAGGCGAGTGTTTAGATCTTTACAACTCTCCCACTCGCTCATATATCTCACGGCGTTTTTGCCTTCAAGAAATTTAGCCCTCATCTCCTCCCAGCTGTTGCCAAAAGCACTGACTGCGCCGATACCTGTGACAAATACACGCATTAGCAAAGTCCTCCATTTACACCGATAACCTGCCTTGTGATGTAGCTAGCCTCGTCGCTTAGTAAAAATTTAACCAGCCCTGCCACTTCATCTGCCTCTCCAGCTCTTTTTGCAGGTATGGCCTTTAGTACTTCGCCCAAGAAATCGCTATTTAAAATTTCTTCGCTCATATCTGTCTTTATAAGCCCAGGTGCTACACAGTTTACTGTTATGCCTCTACTTGCAAGCTCGACTGCAAGGGCTTTGCTGGCTCCTATAATGCCAGCTTTGCTAGCTGAGTAGTTCACCTGACCTCTGTTGCCAATGACGCCTGAAACAGAGCTTAGTGTTACTATTCTAGCTGGCTTTCTAGCCCTTATCATGGGCATTAGCGCTGGTCTTAGGACATTGTAAAAGCCATTTAAATTTACATCTATCACATCAAACCACTCTTCATCGCTCAGCCCCACAAAGGTGTTATCCCTTGTTATGCCAGCATTTAGCACAACACCGTAGTATACGCCATTTGCTTCCATGTCAGCCTCTATGGCCTCTTTTGCTGCGGCCGTATCAGCCACGTCAAATGTCATAAATTTAGCCCCAAGCTCACTAGCCATCTTTAAAAGCTCATCGCTCTTACTTCTTGCATGAAGCACCACTTCGTACTCGTTAGCTAAGCGTTTAGCGATACTAGCTCCTATGCCTCTACTTGATCCAGTTATCAATACTCTCTTACTCACTAAGTGCCTTTTTTACAAATTCTTCATCAGGGCTCATCACGTTTAAAACAGCCCTTGCGCCAAGCTCGCCATTTACAAAAAGCTCACTGTCATAAACGCCAAATCCACTCTCATCTTGGATCGAGCACTTTGAGATGATCACTATCTCATCGCCCACTTTAAAATATGGCCTAAAAATTTCAAATTTTCTACTGCCTAGCAAAAAGCCAAATATCGCCTTTTCGCCCCTTAGCTCACGCATCTTTGAGTCATAAATTCCAAGGCTTTGAGCCATCATCTCAATCGCCTTTTGCATCTGAAATTTCCCATCTTCTAAAAATGGATTTTGCTCATTTATCACACTTCTTACTTTGATACTCTCACAAGGCGTAAATTCTAAAATTTCATCGATCAGGGTTATGGCGCTGCTGTGCGGCAAATAGTCACTTATCATCATCTCACTCTTTTAAATATTATTACGGCGTTGTCTCCGCCAAAGGCAAAAGATAGCGACATCGCTGTTTTTACGTCAAATTTCGTGCCACTTTTTACTAAATTTATAGCTTCCAAACTCTCATCATACTCGCCGTCATAAACATGTGGCGGCAAGGTGCTATTTTCTTGCATGCAAAGCATCACGCAAATGGCGCTCTCGATGGCTCCAGCAGCTCCAAGTGTGTGTCCAATCTGTGGCTTTAGTGAGCTAGCATATGCGGAGCCAAGCGTTAAATTTACTGCTTTTGCCTCCATTTTGTCATTTGCTTGCGTACCGGTGCCATGCAAATTTACATAGTCCACGCCGTCTATGCCAGCTTTTTTTAAAGCTTCTTTTATACAAGAAATTGCCATTTTGGCATTAAAATCAGGCTGAGTCATATGAAAAGCGTCGCAGTTTGAGGCCGAGCCAGCGACCGCAACGTTTGAAATTTCATCACGGCTCAGCAAAAATAGCCCAGCTCCCTCGCCTATGTTTATACCCTCTCTGTTTTTAGAAAATGGCTGGCTTGGTTTTTGACTTAAAATGCTAAGTGAGTTAAAGCCATTTATGGTTAATGTGTTTAAACTATCGACACCACCACATATAACCGCATCGCAAATATCGCTTTTTATTAGTCTTTGTGCCTCAATAATCGCCTTAACACCAGAAGTACAGGCAGTTGAAACACAAAAACTTGGACCTTCTAATCCATAAAATTCGCTCACAAATTCGGTCACATTTGCAAGACAGTTTCTGTCTATGCCAAACTTGCTTTTATCAAAAATTTCAGTTTTTATATACTCTTTAAAAGTCCAAAAATTTTCTTCAATTCCACTCGTTGTAGTGCCTAAAATAACACCTACACGGCTCTTACCAAATTTTTTGATAGCCTTTTTTATCTCATCGTCAAGCTCAAGAAGCGTGTTTAGAAGCAAAGCATTGGTTCTTGTTTTGAAGTGTTCTTTTGTGTTCTTGGCAAACTCTGGCAGTGCCTTATCAAATTTCGCTACTAAAAATTTATTCTCAGGATGAAACTCACTGCTAAGGCCTAGAAATCTCTTTCCACTTAAAAGCGAGCTCAAATTCTCATCACTACTGCTCCCTGCTGCACTAATAATGGCTGGTTTGCTAACGTAGATCAACACTTTCTACCTTATAATATTGATCATCTATCATAAATTTTTGCTCATTTTTTTCATCTTTTATCATCTCTAGCACTTTTATAAAAAGTTCATTGTAGGCACTATTTGGTGGCAAAAAACCTAAATTTTTAAAGCTACCATCTTTTAAAACTCGCCTAGCTTCTGGCGCGCCAAGTGCGTTTACAAGGCTAAATTTATACTCATTCTTGCTATTTTGCACGTAAAGCAAAAGTAGACCTTTTGATGAGCTTACCTTAAATGTTTTTAAGTCAAAATCTGCCATCTGTGGCGTATCAAATTTCTTTGCACATCCAAGAGCAAAAAGCGAAATAGCAAGGATCATGACTATTTTTTTTATAAGCAATCTTTACCTTTTAATGTTAAAAATTACAAAAGTTTAATAATTATATCTTTGCATTGCTTAAATGCAAGGCAAATAATAAATGAATTATTAATAATTAAGTATTTTTTTGCCATTTCATCGTAGCTGGTAGTACCAAGATCGCTAAACGATAAATTTTTAAGCTTTAAAACCGCTTCTTTTGCAGTATAAATTTCATAAAATTTTTGCATTTTATCTTTTGCATTTGCCAAATTTTTGCTCTCATCTTTTGTAAAGCAAAAGCTAGCTACCGCGTCAAAATTTCTCTGCTTTAGCTCTTCTACATCGACTCCGATCTTTTCTTTTGAAATGGCTAAAACTGCGATATTTTCTTTATGCGAAAGACAGATTTTACCTCGCATCTTTGCTTTAAATTTTAAGTAGCGAGATATTTTAAATGAGTTTTGTTTTATTAAATTTGGATATTTTTTTACTCTTCTGCGATCTTTTTTATCTAGCATTTTTGGGCTAAATTTCTCACCGCAAAAGCTGATAAAAAGATAAATTTCACCCCTTTTTATAGGCATTTAATCTCTTTTTATAATTTTCATCACACTCTAAGGCTTTTTCAAACTCAGCAGTAAATGCTCTAAGGCAATCATTTTTTTGCTGGTTTTCATCGCCAAATGATCTAATGCGTGGCGTAAAAGTAATCTTATCTTTTCTAAAATCAGCCTCTTTTAGATCAAAGTTTAAATTGCTCATTTTGCTATTTAAGATATGCAAGGCACATTTTCTTGGCCCAAAGATAAAATTTTGCCCGTTTAAGGGCTTTAGGCCTCTTACTAAAACGCCGCCATAAAGCGATGGCTCGCTTTTAAAAGATATGTCAAAACCAAAGTTGTGAAAGTAAATCTCTCCTGCCTCACACTGCCTTTTGTAGGTATTTGCGTCAAAACAAGTATAAATTTCAAGCTCACTAAATTTATACTCTTTGCCAGAAACAATTAAAACTTTACTCTGCATAAGCTCGCATAAAAAGCTCTGAAATTTCTCGTCAAAAAACTCTTTAAAACCAGCAGTTTTAACTATCTCTTGTTTTATATTTTTATCTAAAATTTTAAAGTTATTTTGTTTGAGCAGATCAAATTTTTCTTTATCAAAATGACTTTGCTCTAAAAATTTACTAAGCACCGCCACTAGATCAAATTTAGCAAAATGGCTTTTAAGCAGCTCGCCAGCTAGCATCTTTGCTCCTAAGTTTTTATATATTTTAAAGGATTTGAGCTTTACAAGCTAATCTTTGATGAAATTTTACCAACTGCCACTTGCTCCGCCTCCGCCAAAACCGCCTCCGCCGCCACTAAAGCCACCACCTCTTGAACTACTTGAATGGCCGCTACCACTGCTATTTGAGTCTGATCTATCGCGCCCGAAATCACTGTGTGTATTTTTGCTTTGAGTATTTTTTTTAAAGGCATTTTTTAAAATAATAAAAAATATTACAAACACAATAGCAAAGACAATGAAGTAATTTTGCACGCCAAAAAATTGCTCAAATACCGTAGATATAAGCCCTGCAAAACACGCACTAAAGCCAACTCGCATAAAAAATTTACCTAAAAAGACAGAGATAAAACACGAGATCATGCCAGCAAAAAAGGCAAATATTCCAAACGGTATCTCTTTATCTTCACTCACGCTTTCAAATTCTTCGCCACTAGCCACTTTTATGATGGCTCTTATGCCCTCTATCACGCCACCACCCATATCGCCTTGCTTAAATTTAGGCACTATCACATCATTTATGATCTGGCTTGATATAGCGTCAGTTAGCATGCCTTCAAGTCCATAACCAACTTCTATACGTATTTTTCTCTCGTTTGGAGCGATTATTAAAAGCACTCCATTACTACTTTGTTTTTGTCCCAGCTTGTAGCCTCTAGCTATCTCAAGAGAGATCTCTTCTATGCTTTTATTTTCTAGTGATTTAAGAGTCACGATAGCAATTTGCGTCGTACTATTTTGCTCGTAATTTTGCACCAAGCTTAAAAGCTCAGCTTTCTCATTTTTAGAGAAAATTTGAGCCTCGTCATTTATCTGCTCGTTAAAATTTATGGCAAAACAAAAGCAAAATGTAAAAAATAAAAGAGCAAAAATTTTCTTCATCATTTCTCAAATGAAACTTTTGGATTTATCTTCTCTTCGTTACTTATTTCAAGATTTTGTTTTGGCTTTAGCTCAGGATAAAAAGCACTTGCTATAAATTTATTAGGAAAGCTTCTAAGGGCTACGTTATACTCTTTTACAGCTTCGATATAATCATGCATTGCTACGCTTATGCGGTTTTCTGTGCCCTCAAGCTGACTCTGAAGAGATAAGAAATTTTGATTTGCTTTTAGCTCTGGATAGTTCTCGCTAACTGCCATAAGCCTACCAAGCGCCAAGCCAAATGAGCTTTGTGCTGTCATAAATTCTTTCATCTTAGCTTCATCGCTAAGACCACTTGCATCAACGCTTACTTGCATGCTCTTACTTCTAGCATTTGCCACATCTTCAAAAATTTTTTGCTCATGAGCTGCGTAGCCTTTTACAGTTTCAACCAAATTTGGCACAAGCTCGGCTCTTCTTTTATATTGATTTAACACCTGTGACCACTTTGCATTTACATTTTCATCAAGTGCAACAAATGAATTTATATACTTAAAAGCACCAAAAGCAAGTGCAGCAATAACTATAATAACGGCTATTAAATTTTTCATATTTTCTCCTTTAAGGAGCAAATATTAGTAAAACAAGACTTAAAAAATAATGTGAGTTTGAGTTTGAAATGAGTGCGAATTTACGCACTCATTTTTGGGATTAAAGATCGGTGTGGATTTTGTCGTCTATTTGGATATGGATAGTTTTTCCATTTATTTGATCTATGCTTGAGTAGCCTTTAAAGCCACTAGCGTCGTAGTTAGAGTCACGATCCCATTTGTGATCTAGATCAACTTTTGTGATTTTATTGCCATTAGCATCAACATCACCACCTTTTATCTTAAGCACCGTATCAGGGTTATCAGTGATATCAAGGATATTTTGTACATTAAATTTGATCTCTGTCTTTCCTTTAAGCTCAAGATTTTCAAAGCTTTCCACTTTTGAATCAAGATTAGCAATGCCTCTAAGATCAACTATTTGCTTATCAAATACCAAAGTATCATGACCTTCACCACCTTTCATATCTTTGCTTGCGTCAAATTTAACCGTATAGTTTTCAACGCCTATATGAAGTGGTTTATAAGGCTCGTAAGACTTGGACTCTAAGCCATCTGAAGTTTTAAGTGAGGCTTTAACATTTAGATCATAGGCTGATCTTGCATTGATATCAAGCTCTTGGTCAAATGTGCCCTTTGCTATATCTGCAGCTGATAGAGTATATGTTGCGGTCTTAGTTAATGCATGGTTGTCTGGATCAGTGTATTTAAACTCTACCGTATCTCCATTTCTGGCATCTTCATTAAGATAAACTTTAACCGTAGTAGATCTCTCACCACTTTCTGAGGTTTTTATATCTTTATTAAACATGATGCCTCTTATAGCATCGATTTCAGCATGTGCCGTATCGCTTACTGTTTTGCTCTCACCAAATGTGTCAGTTAGAGTAACTTCAGCTTTTGTTTCTTTATCAACTGCGATAGTAGCATCAAGATCAAGTGGAGTATCTCTGCCAAGCGTTTGTTGAGAATTATCATCTAAATTTTTAAGTATAATTTTTCCATTTACATCTTTTCCCATAACTTCATAATGTTTAGTTAAGATAGATCCATTAGGATTTGTTATCTTAACATCTATCTTATCGCCTGCTATAACGCTTCCCGGGATAGAAACATGAACCTTTGAAATTTTACTACCTGACTCATCTCTTGAGATAATGCCATTATCATTTTTATCAGCAACTATGCTTACACTTAATCCCGCTTCACTTAAAGGTGCAAGTTTAGCTTTTGCTTCGCTGCTAGTTGTAGTCTCAGCACCATTTGTTATAGTAGCTACTGCACTAGTTTCACGACCTGGAAGCATAGCAACGCCAGGAATTTTTATAGTATTGTTTGCTAACTGTGTAGTAACATGAGTAGTATCATCTGTAAGTGAAATTTTACCATTGGCAGTTTTTGAAACTGTGTAATTTATAATCCTAGCAGCCGTAGTACCATTAGTTTGAGGTTCTTTTATTGTTACTGCTACCTTATCGCCATTTGTGACATTATGTGGCACCTGAACGCTTATAATTGTCTTTTTTATATCATTGTCCAAAATAGCTTCATCTCTGTCTATTACATTGTCTCTACTTGCATTATCTTCAACAAATTCAATCTTTAAATTTTTAGTATCTACTGACTCCAATGTAGCTTTAGCTATCTTTGTTACTCCATTTATAGTAGCTTCAACCACTGCTGGATGATCTTTATCTATATGAACATTAGAAATTTTTAGTTTATTTCCTGGCTCAAGTGCAACAATGCTGCCACCCGCATCTTTTATAGTAACGTTTGTACCATCATTTGAAGCAACGGTATAAGTTTTCTCTGCCCCACCATTTACCTTAACTTTTATAGTATCGCCACTATTTACAGTGGTTGGGATTTGAAGTATTGCCGAAGTGGTATTTAAATTTCCATCCTTCATGGCTTCATCTCTACTTAGAACTCCGTTTCTATCTTTATCCTCATCAATAAATAGCCTAAAGCCTGTTCCAGAACCGCTACCTTGAGCATCAAGCGTAATATCGCTATTTGTCTCAACCTTATCAGCGCCAGTATTATCAGTAACCTTGGCATTAATGATAGTCTTATGATCTTCTGTTAAGCCAAGTGTATATTTGACCACTTTATTGCTATCAGCATCATCGGTAATATCAAGCTCTTCACTGCCATTTTTGGCTATCAATTTGCCGTTATTGTCTTTTACTATCTCATATGTCTTGGTCGTTTTATTGTTTGGCGTGTCTTCGTTGTGTGACTCTACTATTAATTTATCACCTAAAACAAAATTTGAAGGAAGCTTGATAGTTGCTATAGTAGTCGCTCCAGTTGCCTCTGAACTACCCAAAATACCATCATTATTGATATCTTTTTCAAAAGTTATCTCCATGTCTTCATGAAGCTTTTCAAGAGTATTATGATTTTGAGCTTCGGCTTTCTTGCCGCCACTTGCATCGGTGGTCTCAGTAGTTACATTGATGGTCTTGCCAGCAATGATCTCTACGCCAGGAATTTCTATCTCATTTTTATCACTTGCAGTTATAGAAGCATGAGTAGAAGTATCTTCTAGCATGATTTTACCGCTTGGGTCTCTACCTGTAACCTTATAAGTTTTAGGTGAAGTGCCATTATCTATTTTTACAGTTACCACATCGCCAGCTATAACGTTATTTGGCACTTTTACTACTACTGTCGTTTTATGTAGGTCGCCATCCGCGTCCTTGCTCTCCGCTCTCGTTAAGGATACGTTACGGTCAGCATCCTCTTTGAAATATACCGCCATATCGTTTATATTTGAGATAGTAACTGTGCTTGTATCTTCTGAATGCTGAATACCATCTTTATCTTTTATCTCGGCTGTTACTTTAGTTTCTAGACCAGTTGCTGTTTTAATGCCAGAAATTTTAAAGCTTCTACCATCTGTTTCTGTATCTATTTTATCGCCATCGCTATCTTTTACAAAGAACTTACCATTATTATCTTTTCCAATAGTATATTTTATTTCTCTAGCAGTAGCTTCATTTGGCTCTTTTATAGTTACAGTTAGTTTATCTCCACTTACTGCATTTTTAGGAAGCTTTATAGTGACTGTTGTGCTATTAAGATCATGATCACTCATAGCTTGCTCCCTACTCATACTCCTAGTGCCATTAGCCTCTCCAAAGATAACTTCAGGTTTTTTTACATACTCTAAACTAGCCGATACTTCTGGCTCACTTATAGATGTATGCCTGTCTGGATTTGAATGTGTGATTTTAGCCTTAATTTTCGTATCTTCTCCATGCTTTAGCTGTATACCAGAAACATCAATGGTATATTGATTGTCACCTGATTTTATCGGTGTTAAAACATTAGAAGTTCCGTTTTCTGTTACACTAGTCACAGCACCTTTACTATCCATATGTATAGTAAATTCTCTTGTATAAGTTTTAGATGGATTATTTACAGGATCATCAGGATCAGGTCCAGTAATAGTTAGCGTAAGCTTATCGCCATTGTCAATTTTATTTGGCAGAGTAATCCTTGCTGTGGTTTTATTTACTTCATTGTCTTCAGCACTTTCTTGTCTTGAAATTTCATGAAGAGTCTTTTCTTCTGGTAGTGTCATATACAAATTTCTACCAATAGGCTCTACACTATCTTGATCTGACTCTTCACTTTTTCGAACATTGTTTTTATCTACCACATGAACACTAGCTGATGTTCTTACATCTGGAAATATCGGAAGAGAGGTATTTACTTTTTGATTATCAATCATCTCTTGTGTAAGAGAAATTTCTTTTGTTGTATCTTGCTTAGTTAGTGGATCAGTATAAGTTATAACAATCTTATCACCAATAACTACATCTTTTGGTAGAGTTATTTCTACCGTCGTGCTTCTAAAGTCGTTATCTTGCTTATTTTCATTATCATATAGATAGATATTATCATCTGTATCTTCAGTAAATTTCAAAGTCGGTTTTACATCAAGAGTAGTAGAGTCGCTTGCAGTTGCACTTCTCATCGTGTTTGTGCTATCTGCTACGTAAGCTTCTACTTTTGAAGGCTTGCCATGTTCAACTGGCATATTGTCTATCTTATATCCATTATCTATTATATTTTGGTCTATAGGCACATTCCTAACCTCAGTTGTACCATCAGGCTTTGTCAAAGTCACGTGAAGCACATCTCCAACAATCACATCTTTTACAGTTATAAGTACTGGAGTTTCATTTAGATTGCCGTCTTTAGCATTTTCAGTATATGTTAATAGATTATTATCAGGACTGTTATCCTCTGTAAATTTAACCTCTGGAGCACTAAAGCCACTTGAAGTTACGCTATCTTCACTTCTACCACTAACATTTCCTTGAAAATTTGTAATAGTTGCATCAACTTTTGAAATTTTGCCAGTCTGTATTGGTGCATCAAACTGATAACCATTGCTTATGATAGTTGGAGTGATAGGAATTGTTTTATTTTCAGTATTACCATCTGGCTTAGTTATAGTGATATTTAGTATATCTCCAGCCCTTACTGTGCCATCATTTGGAATTGTAATAAGAACTTTTGATGTATTTAAATTTGTATCACGTGCATGCTCAACCCTGCTTAAAGTACCATCGTTATTAAGATCGCTTATAAAAGTTACAAGAGGATTGCTTGGGATTATAGTATCATCTCCACCATTGTATCCGCTTATTGGGCTATCGTATGATGCAAAAGCTCTGTTTGTATCACTTAAATTTCTATATGTTGCATTAATGTTTGAGTAGTGGCCACCCTCAGCAAATTTAGCGTCACTTAGGCTAACGCCATCTCCACCACCAGCAGCAGTGTTTCCACCAGCAGCAGTCTCTTCAAGTTTTGTTAGATCTCCACCATTTAAAATAGCATTTTGCAAATCGCTAACATCTGCCAAACCTTCCGCGCCTATAGTACTTTGATTTAAAGCAAGTGTATCATTGCCTACAATTGTAATCTCTTTTCCATTATTTGAAACAATTGTTATTTTATCAGCGGCATCACTTGTCTTGATGCTCTCTCCCATATAAAGGATGTCACCTACTTTTAGCTCTCTCTCATTTCCATTTTGATCGATAGCGACCGCCTTGCCACTAATAAATTTTACTACTCCAGCTTCTTTAGCCAAGATTACTCCTTATTATTATTTTTTGTATTATTTAAATTTTTGCGTGATTATATACTATCTTTATAGGATATAACTTTATGTGAGAAATTTTATCTTTTAAGAAAAAAATATATTAATTAAATATATAAATTCCAAATGTCAATAGTTTGTAAAAAGCGAATTATAAGCTTTTATCAAAAAATAGCTTTTTGATTATCAATATAATTAATTAAGCAAAATATAATATTTTTTATAATAAAAACTTAATTTAAGATATTTTTAATTAGTTTGAAACAACAATATAACCAAAAAAATTATATTTTTTAAAAAATGTGTGATCACTATAAAATTTTTACTTATAAATTTCACAAAAAGTCATCAGTCTAAAATCTACAAACTTATAGTTAAGTTTTTACTAGGTAAGCAATTTTCTAACGCAGAAATAATTTAATTTTATATTAAAGATATTCAAAAAATAATGTGAAATGATAATAAAAATTTGTGATTATTTATAAGCAGTGGCGGACAGAGAGGGATTTGAACCCTCGAGCCCCGATTAAGAGCTGCACCCTTAGCAGGGGTGTGGTTTCAGCCACTCACCCATCTGTCCATAAAAAGAAATCGCATTATAATTGAAGGCCGCTGATATCTTGCTTAAATTTGCATTTCACAATTATAGCCCTCAGATAGAAAATCTAAAAATAAAAATTTATAAATTTAGTCCTTCCAAGGCCATCATTTTAGTTTGGCTTTGTCTGGGTGCGGCGTATTTGCATAGTAGCAAACCATACGGTAAACATAGAGGATACATCTATTGCTGCCGCATCCGAGCGCCTTTGTGCGCTCAAACATCTCGTCTGGATCTGCACCCTTTAACGAAGCAATGTCTATATAGCCGAGTGCCAGCAGATCGGCCTGCGTCGCTTCGCCAACATAGAGGATTTTCTTAAAATCACTCAAATTTAGCTCCTCACTTCGCTTTGATATCATCTTCACGCAACATTTTGTAAAAAAGCTTAGTTAAAAACCACTTCACACAAGTTCAAATTTTAAATTTGCTCCAAAATTCTTTCGCAAATTTCTCTTGGATTTGCATTTTCATAAATCGGCCTGCCAACAACTATAAAGTCACTACCTTCTTGCTTTGCGCTCACTAAGTTTGCTACTCTTTTTTGATCTCCAGCACTCTCACCAAAAGGCCTAACACCAGGGCAAAGAGTGATGAATTTCTCATTTGTAACATCTTTGATGAGCTTGCTTTCAAAAACAGAACAGACCATTCCATCAAGCCCTGCTTCAAAACTCATCTGGCTAAATTTCCTAACAGCTCTTGCGATTGTATCGTTATAAACAGCGTCAAATTCGCTCTCACTAAAGCTAGTAAGTGCCGATACCGCAAGTACTAAAGGACGGCTTCCAAGACCAGCTAGTCTATCCATAACTGTCTTCATCGCGCGTTCACCAGCGCTAGCA harbors:
- a CDS encoding beta-ketoacyl-ACP synthase — protein: MRVFVTGIGAVSAFGNSWEEMRAKFLEGKNAVRYMSEWESCKDLNTRLAAPIIDYKYPQEWDRKQLRSLGKVSCYSVHAAGLALKDAGLLKGDELNESNLDPSVQDGRMGVASGSSTGSTDSILDMAKLVLDMDSGFNANTYIKMMPHTTAANIALFYSLKGRIIPTSSACTSGSHAIGYAYESIKNGSIDMMLAGGAEELCVSEAYVFDKLYATSVKNSTPDLSPTPFEKDRDGLVLGEGAGFLVLESEESALKRGAKIYAEVVGFGSTCDGTHITRPQSATMKAAMSLALRDAKLEPKSIGYVNAHATATKHGDIAESIATNELFGEDIAISSLKSYLGHTLGACGGLEAIASIMMMREELFFPTINLNVIDPECAKLNYLKEPAPIKTDFVMSNNFAFGGVNTSLIFKRVKNIF
- the fabG gene encoding 3-oxoacyl-ACP reductase FabG, which encodes MSKRVLITGSSRGIGASIAKRLANEYEVVLHARSKSDELLKMASELGAKFMTFDVADTAAAKEAIEADMEANGVYYGVVLNAGITRDNTFVGLSDEEWFDVIDVNLNGFYNVLRPALMPMIRARKPARIVTLSSVSGVIGNRGQVNYSASKAGIIGASKALAVELASRGITVNCVAPGLIKTDMSEEILNSDFLGEVLKAIPAKRAGEADEVAGLVKFLLSDEASYITRQVIGVNGGLC
- a CDS encoding thioester dehydrase, yielding MMISDYLPHSSAITLIDEILEFTPCESIKVRSVINEQNPFLEDGKFQMQKAIEMMAQSLGIYDSKMRELRGEKAIFGFLLGSRKFEIFRPYFKVGDEIVIISKCSIQDESGFGVYDSELFVNGELGARAVLNVMSPDEEFVKKALSE
- a CDS encoding beta-ketoacyl synthase N-terminal-like domain-containing protein, which translates into the protein MLIYVSKPAIISAAGSSSDENLSSLLSGKRFLGLSSEFHPENKFLVAKFDKALPEFAKNTKEHFKTRTNALLLNTLLELDDEIKKAIKKFGKSRVGVILGTTTSGIEENFWTFKEYIKTEIFDKSKFGIDRNCLANVTEFVSEFYGLEGPSFCVSTACTSGVKAIIEAQRLIKSDICDAVICGGVDSLNTLTINGFNSLSILSQKPSQPFSKNREGINIGEGAGLFLLSRDEISNVAVAGSASNCDAFHMTQPDFNAKMAISCIKEALKKAGIDGVDYVNLHGTGTQANDKMEAKAVNLTLGSAYASSLKPQIGHTLGAAGAIESAICVMLCMQENSTLPPHVYDGEYDESLEAINLVKSGTKFDVKTAMSLSFAFGGDNAVIIFKRVR
- a CDS encoding 4'-phosphopantetheinyl transferase family protein, with product MPIKRGEIYLFISFCGEKFSPKMLDKKDRRRVKKYPNLIKQNSFKISRYLKFKAKMRGKICLSHKENIAVLAISKEKIGVDVEELKQRNFDAVASFCFTKDESKNLANAKDKMQKFYEIYTAKEAVLKLKNLSFSDLGTTSYDEMAKKYLIINNSFIICLAFKQCKDIIIKLL
- a CDS encoding ABC transporter substrate-binding protein; translated protein: MLAGELLKSHFAKFDLVAVLSKFLEQSHFDKEKFDLLKQNNFKILDKNIKQEIVKTAGFKEFFDEKFQSFLCELMQSKVLIVSGKEYKFSELEIYTCFDANTYKRQCEAGEIYFHNFGFDISFKSEPSLYGGVLVRGLKPLNGQNFIFGPRKCALHILNSKMSNLNFDLKEADFRKDKITFTPRIRSFGDENQQKNDCLRAFTAEFEKALECDENYKKRLNAYKKG
- a CDS encoding TPM domain-containing protein, whose translation is MKKIFALLFFTFCFCFAINFNEQINDEAQIFSKNEKAELLSLVQNYEQNSTTQIAIVTLKSLENKSIEEISLEIARGYKLGQKQSSNGVLLIIAPNERKIRIEVGYGLEGMLTDAISSQIINDVIVPKFKQGDMGGGVIEGIRAIIKVASGEEFESVSEDKEIPFGIFAFFAGMISCFISVFLGKFFMRVGFSACFAGLISTVFEQFFGVQNYFIVFAIVFVIFFIILKNAFKKNTQSKNTHSDFGRDRSDSNSSGSGHSSSSRGGGFSGGGGGFGGGGASGSW
- a CDS encoding LemA family protein, coding for MKNLIAVIIVIAALAFGAFKYINSFVALDENVNAKWSQVLNQYKRRAELVPNLVETVKGYAAHEQKIFEDVANARSKSMQVSVDASGLSDEAKMKEFMTAQSSFGLALGRLMAVSENYPELKANQNFLSLQSQLEGTENRISVAMHDYIEAVKEYNVALRSFPNKFIASAFYPELKPKQNLEISNEEKINPKVSFEK